The following are from one region of the Lacinutrix sp. Bg11-31 genome:
- a CDS encoding choice-of-anchor J domain-containing protein: MKKIVFLLTIIGAIFTGCNPLEDINNEIDAQQNDVVGSTEYTVTADDYSALDLGFGSFNSEQQAKDSIPQILTDMYSFWGQGSSVLVNYNLYVGNAEGVSDYTGSDVYSLTNADYALTGSDAFGFYPNVNAASQIPSVLSAQIASPTEGQIVLAKYKQYTEIPVVGLANLIDYNFAGSFEGWNIVEEFGGDDIWVSDTGNVKASGFFGGTQVANTEWLVSPSIDLSGEDNLKFQITQELDFAGDASLVKILVSTDYTTDVLTATWDEITLANPATGDMASSEDYDFSAYDGQTINIALKYTSIGDDPATATVDEGDAARWRVANMAIKTLGATGNTTSNGEYFMYSGGNWEAVDSIYYLSSADYDAMGTGSGQPGQYNNFSSSLSPNNYLPTFLASSFPYGQEDEELFVIYDYYSSNSGAQRRGNLYTFTSGMWNAHESTIETSLQFGFDNGVWVPDNTIRYTLIAADYTLSSAALLAEPGFEGPAASMGNYGNFDRRVGNSAYWSEEMVITAISLILDNNDPSAMDEQKYIVTVDIYNGSNGTEDFSVIKTAGEWVSN; this comes from the coding sequence ATGAAAAAAATAGTTTTTTTATTAACAATTATAGGCGCAATCTTTACAGGTTGTAATCCTTTAGAAGACATCAATAATGAAATTGATGCACAGCAAAACGATGTTGTTGGTAGTACAGAATATACTGTAACAGCAGATGATTATTCGGCTTTAGATCTTGGTTTTGGGAGTTTTAACTCAGAGCAACAAGCAAAAGATTCAATACCACAAATATTAACAGACATGTACTCTTTTTGGGGACAAGGTTCTTCTGTTTTAGTAAACTATAACCTTTATGTTGGTAATGCAGAAGGTGTAAGTGACTATACTGGTTCAGATGTTTACTCTTTAACCAATGCAGATTATGCTTTAACTGGAAGTGATGCTTTTGGATTTTATCCAAACGTAAATGCAGCATCTCAAATACCTAGTGTATTAAGTGCGCAAATAGCAAGCCCAACTGAAGGACAAATTGTATTAGCAAAATATAAGCAATATACAGAAATACCAGTAGTAGGTTTAGCAAACTTGATAGATTATAATTTCGCCGGTAGTTTTGAAGGATGGAATATAGTAGAAGAATTTGGTGGAGATGATATTTGGGTATCAGATACTGGTAATGTAAAAGCTAGTGGTTTCTTTGGTGGGACTCAAGTTGCTAATACAGAGTGGTTGGTTTCACCTTCTATTGACTTAAGTGGTGAAGACAATCTTAAGTTTCAAATTACACAAGAACTTGATTTCGCTGGAGATGCTTCTTTAGTTAAAATTTTAGTTTCTACAGATTATACAACAGATGTATTAACTGCAACTTGGGATGAAATCACCTTAGCTAATCCTGCAACTGGAGATATGGCTTCATCTGAAGATTATGATTTCTCTGCTTACGATGGTCAAACAATTAATATTGCTCTTAAATATACTTCTATAGGAGATGATCCAGCAACAGCTACAGTTGATGAAGGTGACGCTGCACGTTGGAGAGTTGCTAACATGGCTATCAAAACATTAGGAGCTACAGGAAATACAACTTCTAATGGTGAATACTTTATGTATTCTGGAGGCAATTGGGAAGCTGTAGACAGTATCTATTATTTAAGTTCTGCAGACTACGATGCTATGGGAACAGGTTCTGGTCAACCAGGTCAATACAACAACTTTAGTAGTTCTTTATCTCCTAACAATTATTTACCAACATTCTTAGCTTCTAGCTTTCCTTACGGACAGGAAGACGAGGAGTTATTTGTAATTTATGATTACTACTCTAGTAATTCTGGAGCACAAAGAAGAGGTAATCTATATACTTTTACTAGTGGTATGTGGAATGCTCACGAATCTACTATTGAGACTTCTTTACAATTTGGTTTTGATAATGGTGTTTGGGTACCAGATAACACAATAAGATACACGTTAATAGCTGCAGATTATACTTTATCTTCTGCTGCATTGTTAGCTGAGCCGGGTTTTGAAGGTCCAGCAGCAAGTATGGGTAATTATGGTAACTTTGATAGAAGAGTTGGTAACTCTGCTTACTGGAGTGAAGAAATGGTTATTACTGCTATAAGTCTAATATTAGATAATAACGATCCATCAGCTATGGATGAACAGAAGTATATTGTTACTGTGGATATTTACAACGGAAGTAATGGCACTGAAGATTTTAGTGTAATAAAAACAGCAGGAGAATGGGTTTCTAACTAA
- the ileS gene encoding isoleucine--tRNA ligase, with the protein MSAGFPEYKGLNLPNVAEEILAYWQENNIFEKSVTTREGAKPYVFFEGPPSANGLPGVHHVLARAIKDIFPRYKTMKGYQVKRKAGWDTHGLPIELGVEKELGITKEDIGKTISVEDYNAACRKAVMRYTDVWNNLTQKMGYWVDMDNPYITYEPKYMETVWWLLKEIYSKKLMYKGYTIQPYSPKAGTGLSSHEVNQPGAYQDVTDTTIVAQFKAIESTLPDFLQNEGDIHFTAWTTTPWTLPSNTALTVGPKIDYVLVETYNQYTFKPMNVILAKALVNKQFDGKFKRVEEKPALLEYKDGDKKIPYFVVKEFLGKDLVGIKYEQLLPYALPNDNPQDAFRVIAGDFVTTEDGTGIVHTAPTFGADDALVAKQAVPEIPPLLVKDENDNLVPLVDLQGRFRPEMKEFGGKYVKNEYYNDGEAPERSIDVELAIKLKEENKAFKVEKYKHSYPHCWRTDKPILYYPLDSWFIKVTDVKGRMHELNTSINWKPKSTGEGRFGNWLANANDWNLSRSRYWGIPLPIWRTEDGKEEICIGSVEELKAEMKKAVTAGVLAEDIFADFEVGNNSEENYAKIDLHKNIVDEIVLVSASGQPMQRESDLIDVWFDSGSMPYAQWHYPFENKEKIDNNESFPADFIAEGVDQTRGWFYTLHAIATMVFDSVAYKNVVSNGLVLDKNGQKMSKRLGNATDPFETLDTYGADATRWYMIANANPWDNLKFDLEGIEEVKRKFFGTLYNTYSFFQLYTNIDKFTYSEDEIALEDRPEIDRWVLSELNTLIQKVDDYYAEYEPTKAARAISNFTQDYLSNWYVRLSRRRFWKGDYQQDKISAYQTLYTCMLTIAKLGAPIAPFFMDKLYLDLTNTTHSETFESVHLAEFPKSDGRFIDKALERKMEAAQTICSLVLSLRAKEKIKVRQPLQKIMIPVSSEQQKEEILAVADLIKSEVNIKDVELLEDASDILVKQIKPNFKALGPRFGKDMKLIAGQIQKMTSEDIKNIEQNGTIDVECNGKSITLERSDVDITSQDIEGWLVASEGALTVALDVTISKGLREEGIARELVNRIQNLRKDSGFEVTDRISVQLQRNEEIAKAVQTNLEYIKAETLTDSLEIVEQLDNGIDIAFDTINTKLFIIKN; encoded by the coding sequence ATGAGCGCAGGATTCCCTGAATATAAAGGACTTAACTTACCAAACGTTGCAGAAGAAATTTTAGCATACTGGCAAGAAAATAACATCTTTGAAAAAAGTGTAACCACTCGCGAAGGTGCAAAACCTTACGTGTTTTTCGAAGGTCCACCTAGTGCAAATGGTTTGCCAGGAGTACACCATGTTTTAGCACGTGCTATAAAAGATATTTTTCCACGTTACAAAACCATGAAAGGTTACCAAGTTAAGCGTAAAGCTGGTTGGGATACGCATGGATTACCAATAGAATTAGGTGTTGAAAAAGAATTAGGTATTACCAAAGAAGATATAGGTAAAACTATTTCTGTAGAAGACTATAATGCAGCTTGCCGTAAAGCAGTAATGCGTTATACAGATGTTTGGAATAACCTAACTCAAAAAATGGGTTATTGGGTAGATATGGACAATCCATACATTACTTACGAGCCTAAATACATGGAAACAGTTTGGTGGCTGTTAAAAGAGATATACTCTAAAAAATTAATGTATAAAGGCTATACTATTCAGCCTTATTCACCAAAAGCAGGAACTGGTTTAAGCTCACACGAAGTTAACCAACCAGGTGCTTACCAAGATGTAACAGACACAACTATTGTTGCTCAATTTAAAGCGATAGAAAGTACATTACCAGATTTTTTACAAAACGAAGGCGATATACATTTTACAGCATGGACTACAACACCATGGACGCTGCCAAGTAATACAGCACTAACAGTTGGGCCAAAAATTGATTATGTTTTAGTTGAAACTTATAACCAATACACATTCAAGCCTATGAATGTAATTTTGGCAAAAGCACTAGTAAACAAACAGTTTGATGGCAAATTTAAAAGAGTTGAAGAAAAACCAGCACTTTTAGAATATAAAGATGGAGACAAGAAAATACCATATTTTGTTGTAAAAGAATTTTTAGGAAAAGATCTTGTTGGTATTAAATACGAACAATTATTACCATATGCATTACCAAACGATAATCCTCAAGATGCTTTTAGAGTTATTGCAGGAGATTTTGTAACAACAGAAGATGGAACTGGAATTGTACATACAGCACCAACTTTTGGGGCAGACGATGCATTGGTTGCAAAACAAGCAGTACCAGAAATTCCACCACTTTTAGTAAAAGACGAAAATGATAATTTAGTACCACTTGTAGATTTACAAGGTCGTTTTAGACCAGAAATGAAAGAGTTTGGTGGTAAGTATGTTAAGAACGAATATTACAACGATGGTGAAGCTCCAGAACGTTCTATAGATGTTGAGTTAGCTATTAAGTTAAAAGAAGAAAACAAGGCCTTTAAGGTAGAAAAATATAAACACAGTTATCCACATTGTTGGCGTACAGATAAACCAATCCTTTATTACCCATTAGATTCTTGGTTTATTAAAGTAACAGATGTTAAAGGTCGTATGCACGAGCTTAACACAAGTATTAATTGGAAACCAAAATCTACTGGAGAAGGTCGTTTTGGAAACTGGTTGGCAAACGCAAACGACTGGAATTTATCGCGATCTCGTTATTGGGGAATTCCATTACCAATCTGGAGAACAGAAGATGGTAAAGAGGAAATTTGTATTGGTTCTGTTGAAGAACTGAAAGCCGAAATGAAAAAAGCAGTTACTGCTGGTGTTTTAGCTGAAGATATTTTTGCTGATTTTGAAGTCGGAAACAATTCTGAAGAAAACTATGCGAAAATAGATTTACATAAAAATATCGTTGATGAAATAGTATTAGTATCGGCAAGCGGACAACCAATGCAGCGTGAAAGCGATTTAATAGATGTTTGGTTCGATTCTGGTTCTATGCCTTATGCACAATGGCATTATCCTTTTGAAAATAAAGAGAAAATTGACAATAACGAATCTTTTCCTGCAGATTTTATTGCAGAAGGAGTAGACCAAACACGTGGATGGTTTTATACACTTCATGCAATCGCAACTATGGTTTTCGATTCTGTAGCTTATAAAAACGTTGTTTCTAACGGATTAGTGTTAGATAAAAACGGACAGAAAATGTCTAAACGTTTAGGAAATGCAACAGATCCATTCGAGACCTTAGATACTTATGGAGCAGATGCTACGCGTTGGTACATGATTGCGAATGCAAATCCATGGGATAACTTAAAATTCGATTTAGAAGGAATAGAAGAGGTAAAGCGTAAGTTCTTCGGAACACTTTATAACACATACTCATTCTTTCAGCTCTATACAAATATTGATAAATTTACCTATTCTGAAGATGAGATTGCTTTAGAAGATAGACCCGAAATTGATAGATGGGTACTTTCAGAATTAAATACATTAATTCAAAAAGTTGATGACTATTACGCAGAGTACGAGCCTACAAAAGCAGCACGAGCTATTTCAAATTTTACACAAGATTATTTAAGTAATTGGTATGTGCGTTTAAGTAGAAGGCGTTTCTGGAAAGGCGATTACCAACAAGATAAAATTTCGGCTTATCAAACATTATACACCTGTATGTTAACCATAGCAAAACTTGGAGCACCAATTGCACCATTTTTTATGGATAAACTTTACTTAGACTTAACAAATACAACACATTCTGAAACCTTTGAAAGTGTACATTTGGCAGAGTTTCCAAAAAGTGATGGACGCTTTATAGATAAAGCTTTAGAACGAAAAATGGAAGCTGCACAAACAATATGTTCTTTGGTATTATCGTTAAGAGCTAAAGAGAAAATTAAAGTGCGTCAGCCATTGCAAAAAATTATGATTCCTGTAAGTTCTGAACAACAGAAAGAAGAAATTTTAGCAGTAGCAGATTTAATTAAAAGTGAAGTAAATATTAAAGATGTTGAGCTTTTAGAAGATGCTTCGGATATTTTAGTGAAACAAATTAAGCCTAATTTTAAAGCTTTAGGACCACGTTTTGGTAAAGATATGAAGTTGATTGCAGGTCAGATTCAAAAAATGACTTCAGAAGATATTAAAAATATTGAACAAAACGGAACGATTGATGTCGAGTGTAATGGAAAAAGTATTACTTTAGAACGTAGTGATGTAGATATTACTTCTCAAGATATCGAAGGATGGCTTGTGGCAAGTGAAGGAGCATTAACAGTTGCTTTAGATGTAACAATATCTAAAGGTTTACGAGAAGAAGGTATTGCAAGAGAACTTGTAAATCGCATTCAGAATTTGCGTAAAGATTCAGGTTTTGAGGTTACAGATCGTATTTCTGTTCAGCTTCAAAGAAATGAAGAGATTGCGAAAGCAGTGCAAACAAATTTAGAATATATTAAGGCTGAAACATTAACAGATAGCCTTGAGATTGTAGAACAGTTAGATAACGGTATAGATATTGCATTCGACACTATAAATACAAAGTTATTTATAATTAAAAATTAA
- a CDS encoding LamG-like jellyroll fold domain-containing protein, with product MKNRTMLCVVFLCATLFIFPSNTYSQVVDTDNDSIKDYFDVDDDNDGVLDTIECPIIFGAATPQTDAITWSKNGFDVFIIANNTNGLGYEESGFEQEVLGRGQLLTVLNGSNDYVFPASSTVDGSGSESIGAFANGTMDFEDNYVYRSYEVDEFRATTFAPFTSGNGPSHSVYVYPEVGNQTGDYYTVNINFTNPVSSFSFDFVDAFDTTADTAIVNYEVYADGNLIAYFRDAYVGDDAVGNVDLYDVDGVLKGNVIVGQNLENTIGFATSDPVSIVSIRHIVISGGLASGTHDPHGLDTFAYSFLCQPQLDIDNDDDGIPDNIEAQPTSTYIAPSGTVNLTGSYIGLWDNYGAGITPENTDGIDEPDYLDLDSDNDGLLDIQENGMANSILNNDLDNDAYDVNDEIDDPTNLSILPDTDGDLINGGDLDYRDDFDTYLENATIDFDGVDDYLDTEPYIENWTAGTIMSWVKIDHTSDGSLPNFYSVAGQENMRLFVTSARTPAFHVITQDQVTSGSNFPSSNIQVQPNPLLNIKLQNHLWYHIAGVFNSNDQTVKLYLNGELIGTSTDSRLSSELLTKNFNGSSHIYSTREFTIGRYPTNTSTAGSGHFNGDIDEVRVFDSALTNEQNQQMVYQEIENNSGVLRGAIVPKDIQDSNTSAKVLWTNLKGYYPMSNIVDSRTFDYSENSNNLKLHNITTVQEQTAPMPYQTIADGDWSKVETWLHGDVWDITDEENNKDWSIVSIKNNVTTSVNHTTLGLFVDGNQKLKIADNELKNTWYLKLDGFIDLDGESQLIQTEKSDLVVGTNGRLDKDQQGTENLYTYNYFSSPVHSSDTNSAVDGNEIYTIGNVMMDGTDPINPVAIDFIGGYNGDNSTSPIKIASYWLWKYGNLATDYYNWEQVLENGNLKVGEGYSMKGPGSGAVSNEQNYTFSGKPNNGTILLPITTSNTYLVGNPYASAIDAYAFINANPNLSGQLYFWEHFAGGTHNTLEYQGGYGILNLSGGTPAMQHDYSTGGTTGLEIGAKIPRQYIPVGQGFFVEGISSGDIKFENNQRIFVKETGNTNSWFFKNTNNTSNNNENSAVVDLRPKFRFGFKSPETYNRQILLTIDENATIDYNWGYDAKIDEGNIEDMYWDFANEKFVIQGINETLPTTSLPLTVKTENGGIIEIGIDALENVDPSLDIYLKDNNTYHNLRTLAYTVTVEAGIITNRFEIVFTAGQTLNTEEFDTVENATIFYNNNQETLFIKGLKNNVKQLVLYNTLGQNIFNKQGLSAQTLANGISISNLSTGLYIVSIKTENNILIDKKIIIE from the coding sequence ATGAAAAATCGCACAATGTTATGTGTTGTATTTTTGTGTGCAACTCTTTTTATATTCCCTTCCAATACTTATTCACAAGTAGTAGATACAGATAATGATTCTATCAAAGATTATTTTGATGTTGATGACGATAATGATGGAGTATTAGATACTATTGAATGTCCAATAATATTTGGAGCCGCTACACCTCAAACAGATGCCATTACTTGGTCTAAGAATGGTTTTGATGTTTTTATAATAGCTAACAATACGAATGGTTTAGGTTATGAAGAATCTGGATTTGAGCAAGAAGTTTTAGGCAGAGGCCAACTATTAACAGTTTTAAATGGTAGTAATGATTATGTTTTTCCTGCAAGTTCTACAGTAGATGGTTCTGGTTCTGAAAGTATAGGTGCATTTGCTAATGGTACTATGGACTTCGAAGATAATTATGTTTATAGATCTTATGAGGTTGATGAGTTTAGAGCAACAACCTTTGCGCCTTTTACTTCAGGGAATGGGCCTAGTCATAGTGTATATGTTTATCCAGAAGTAGGAAACCAAACAGGAGATTATTATACGGTAAATATTAATTTTACAAACCCAGTCTCTTCATTTAGTTTTGATTTTGTTGATGCGTTTGATACTACTGCTGATACAGCAATAGTAAATTATGAAGTTTATGCTGATGGGAATTTAATAGCTTATTTTAGAGATGCGTATGTTGGAGATGATGCTGTTGGTAATGTAGATTTGTACGATGTAGATGGTGTTTTAAAAGGAAATGTAATAGTTGGGCAAAATTTAGAAAACACTATTGGATTTGCAACTAGCGATCCTGTAAGTATTGTTTCTATAAGACATATTGTTATATCTGGAGGCTTAGCTTCAGGAACACACGATCCACATGGATTAGATACTTTTGCATACAGTTTTTTATGCCAACCTCAATTAGATATTGATAATGACGACGACGGAATTCCAGATAATATAGAAGCGCAACCTACTAGCACATACATAGCGCCAAGTGGAACTGTTAATCTAACAGGATCTTATATAGGTTTATGGGATAATTACGGAGCAGGAATAACACCAGAAAACACAGATGGGATAGATGAACCAGATTATCTAGATTTAGATAGTGATAATGACGGTTTGTTAGATATCCAAGAAAACGGGATGGCTAATAGTATTCTTAACAATGATTTAGATAATGATGCTTACGATGTAAATGATGAGATAGATGATCCAACAAATTTATCAATATTACCAGATACTGATGGAGATTTAATTAATGGTGGTGATTTAGATTATAGAGACGATTTTGATACATATTTAGAAAATGCGACCATAGATTTCGATGGTGTAGATGATTATTTAGATACAGAACCTTATATAGAAAACTGGACAGCAGGAACAATTATGAGTTGGGTGAAAATTGATCACACTTCAGACGGGAGCCTTCCAAATTTTTACAGTGTGGCTGGTCAAGAAAACATGAGACTATTTGTAACTAGTGCTAGAACGCCTGCTTTTCATGTTATTACTCAAGATCAAGTAACATCAGGCAGCAATTTTCCTTCAAGTAATATACAAGTTCAACCAAATCCATTGTTAAATATTAAGCTTCAAAACCATTTATGGTATCATATAGCAGGTGTATTTAATTCGAACGATCAAACTGTTAAATTATATTTAAATGGAGAATTAATAGGAACAAGCACAGATTCGAGATTAAGTTCAGAATTATTAACTAAGAATTTTAATGGAAGCTCTCATATTTATTCAACAAGAGAATTTACTATAGGAAGATATCCAACAAATACAAGTACAGCTGGCTCAGGTCATTTTAATGGTGATATAGATGAAGTAAGAGTTTTTGATTCAGCTTTAACTAATGAGCAAAACCAGCAAATGGTATATCAAGAGATTGAGAATAATTCTGGAGTTTTAAGAGGTGCTATCGTGCCAAAAGATATTCAAGATTCAAATACTTCTGCGAAAGTTTTATGGACTAATTTAAAAGGGTATTACCCAATGTCTAATATAGTTGACAGCAGAACATTTGATTATTCAGAAAACAGTAATAATCTAAAACTTCATAATATTACAACCGTTCAAGAGCAAACAGCACCAATGCCATATCAAACAATAGCAGATGGAGATTGGTCAAAAGTAGAAACATGGCTTCATGGAGATGTTTGGGATATTACAGATGAAGAAAATAATAAAGACTGGTCTATTGTAAGCATAAAAAATAACGTAACCACGTCTGTAAATCATACAACATTAGGTTTGTTTGTAGATGGAAATCAAAAACTAAAAATCGCAGATAATGAACTTAAAAACACTTGGTATTTAAAATTGGATGGTTTTATAGATCTTGATGGAGAGTCTCAATTAATTCAAACAGAAAAAAGTGATTTAGTAGTTGGAACTAATGGGAGGCTAGATAAAGACCAACAAGGAACAGAGAATTTATATACTTATAATTATTTTTCATCTCCAGTACATTCTAGTGATACAAACTCGGCAGTAGATGGAAATGAAATTTATACTATAGGTAATGTTATGATGGATGGAACAGATCCTATTAATCCAGTAGCAATCGATTTTATAGGTGGTTATAATGGAGATAATAGTACTTCACCAATTAAAATTGCTAGTTATTGGCTATGGAAATATGGTAACCTAGCAACAGATTACTATAATTGGGAGCAAGTGCTAGAAAATGGAAATCTTAAGGTTGGAGAAGGTTATTCTATGAAAGGACCAGGATCAGGAGCAGTTTCAAACGAGCAGAATTATACTTTTTCTGGTAAACCTAATAATGGTACAATACTATTACCAATAACTACAAGTAATACTTATTTAGTTGGTAACCCATACGCATCTGCAATAGATGCTTATGCATTTATTAATGCCAACCCAAATCTTAGTGGACAACTTTATTTCTGGGAGCATTTTGCAGGTGGTACTCACAATACTTTAGAATACCAAGGAGGTTATGGAATACTTAATCTTTCTGGAGGAACTCCTGCGATGCAGCATGATTACTCAACTGGAGGTACAACTGGGCTAGAAATTGGTGCTAAAATACCAAGACAATACATACCTGTAGGTCAAGGTTTCTTTGTAGAAGGCATAAGTTCTGGCGATATTAAATTTGAAAATAATCAAAGAATCTTTGTTAAAGAAACAGGAAATACAAACTCGTGGTTTTTTAAAAACACGAATAATACTTCTAATAATAATGAAAATTCTGCAGTAGTAGACTTAAGACCTAAATTTAGATTTGGCTTTAAATCTCCTGAAACCTATAATAGACAAATTCTTTTAACTATCGACGAAAATGCAACTATAGATTATAATTGGGGATACGATGCTAAAATAGACGAAGGAAATATTGAAGATATGTATTGGGATTTTGCAAACGAGAAATTTGTAATACAAGGAATAAACGAAACTTTACCAACAACATCTCTACCATTAACGGTTAAAACGGAAAATGGAGGTATTATAGAAATAGGTATTGATGCATTAGAAAATGTAGATCCATCTTTAGACATTTATTTAAAAGATAATAATACATATCACAATCTTAGAACATTGGCATATACAGTAACAGTAGAAGCAGGTATTATTACTAATCGATTTGAAATTGTATTTACGGCAGGTCAAACCTTAAATACTGAAGAGTTTGATACGGTAGAAAACGCTACTATTTTCTATAACAATAATCAAGAGACTTTATTTATAAAAGGACTAAAGAATAATGTAAAGCAATTAGTATTATACAATACTTTAGGTCAAAATATCTTTAATAAACAAGGCTTAAGTGCACAAACATTAGCAAATGGTATTTCGATTTCAAACCTAAGTACAGGTTTATATATCGTTAGTATTAAGACTGAAAATAATATTCTAATAGATAAGAAGATTATTATAGAATAA
- a CDS encoding TraR/DksA C4-type zinc finger protein, with the protein MASEHTVRYSDKELAEFKVIILEKIDSAQRDLELIKSAYMNDHNNGTEDTSPQFKAFDEGSAVMSKESNSQLAIRQEKFIRDLKNALIRVENKSYGVCRVTGKLINPKRLELVPHATLSIEAKNMQKS; encoded by the coding sequence ATGGCATCAGAACACACAGTAAGATATTCAGATAAAGAATTAGCAGAATTTAAAGTTATAATTCTTGAAAAAATAGACAGTGCACAACGCGATTTAGAGCTTATTAAAAGCGCGTACATGAACGACCATAATAATGGTACCGAAGATACTTCGCCTCAATTTAAAGCCTTTGATGAAGGTAGTGCAGTAATGAGTAAAGAGTCTAATTCACAATTAGCTATTAGACAAGAGAAATTTATTCGTGATCTTAAAAATGCTTTAATTAGAGTAGAAAATAAAAGCTATGGTGTTTGCCGTGTAACTGGTAAATTAATTAATCCAAAACGATTAGAATTAGTGCCACATGCTACATTAAGTATTGAGGCTAAAAACATGCAGAAATCTTAA